Genomic segment of Anaerolineae bacterium:
GGCAGAAATTTTCCCCCCTCCTCCCGCTTTCAGTAGTATTTGGTTCCAGCTTCACACTCTCACTGCCTCAGCGGCTTACGGAGCTTTTCTCGTTGCAGGAGCTACATCTCTGGGGACTATTTTTAGACCGGACCAAAAACCTCAAGGGCTTGTTGGGGAAATGGCTCTGGGCTACATCGGCCTGACCCTTTCCATGCTAACCGGTGCTCTGTGGAGCCAGTTTACCTGGGGGAATTACTGGAGTTGGGGTCTGAAAGAAATTTGGACTTTAACCCTATGGTTAATGGCTGCTCTGTACTTCCACACTCGCTCCCTGCCCTGGTGGGAGGGTCAGAAAACGTGGATTTTGGTTACTTTAATAATGGTAATCATGCTTTTTTCCCTGCTGGGCATGGACTGGCTTGCCAGGAGATTAACCCTGGAAACCCTTTACATTTTCTGAAAAGCTATGAGAGGGCGAAAACTTCGGATAAAATGGGAAGAAGAGAGCGATTTTCTGCGGAACCTTTATCGGGAAGAACAGGACGAAGAAATACGCAGGCGCTTGCAGGCCTTATGGCTTCTGAGGCAGGGATACAAACTTGCCCAGGTGGCATGGCTTATAGGAGTTCATATCCGAACGCTTAACAGGTGGCTTTCCTGGTACAGAAAAGGAGGGATAAAAGAACTTAAGGCTCGCCACAGGGGTAACCCCAGAGGTAAGAAGCCTTTTCTCACGGAAGAGCAACTTTTAGAGCTTGAAAAGAACATCAGGAGTGGGTCTTTCGCTAACTTGCAGGAGACCATCGCTTGGGTTAGGGAAAATTTTGGTGTAAATTACTCTTACTGGGGCTTGTATTCCCTCCTCAGGCGAATGGGTCTCTCTGGCAGAGGAGGATTCAAGGCTAAAGCGAAG
This window contains:
- a CDS encoding helix-turn-helix domain-containing protein, with product MRGRKLRIKWEEESDFLRNLYREEQDEEIRRRLQALWLLRQGYKLAQVAWLIGVHIRTLNRWLSWYRKGGIKELKARHRGNPRGKKPFLTEEQLLELEKNIRSGSFANLQETIAWVRENFGVNYSYWGLYSLLRRMGLSGRGGFKAKAKKKVQMW
- the ccsA gene encoding cytochrome c biogenesis protein CcsA; translation: MPALFYGAIISWCLAGAMWWWASRGGKNRALIPGIGLELLGNLLWLAVLVNFSLKARYWPFSTPEEFLLITLEFAAFTHLIAEIKAERKGTGWMAPFTIALLALGGRGTLTAEIFPPPPAFSSIWFQLHTLTASAAYGAFLVAGATSLGTIFRPDQKPQGLVGEMALGYIGLTLSMLTGALWSQFTWGNYWSWGLKEIWTLTLWLMAALYFHTRSLPWWEGQKTWILVTLIMVIMLFSLLGMDWLARRLTLETLYIF